The sequence CCAGCCGCGACCGCGCTCCTGGCGGATGCTGAGCCGGCCGTCGGTGTGGTCGACCAGGACCGGCCGACGGCCGACCTGGGTCACGTCGATCCGGGTCGGCCCGTCGGTGGCGACCACGTTGAGCCGTCCACTGATCAGTCGAACGTCCAGCCGGACGACCGGAGCGTCCACTGTGAGCCGTTGCGGGCTCTCGACCGTCCATCCGGCCATGGCGTCCCCCTCTCGACGACGCGCGGGAGGCACGCCGAACAGGAGGAGACTGTAACGCGATACATCGCGACACTACAAGACTGTCGGGAGTTGGTCGCCGGCCCGACGTCCGGCGTGGCTCCCGTCAGGCCGCCAGGTCCAGCTCCCGATCGGCGAGCCGCGTCGGCACGGGAACGGCGGGGGTCACCGTCGGCACCGGCCGCAGCCGGGCCCGCGCCCCGGCACCCGCCGTGGGCACCAGGTGTACGGCCGACTCGGCGGCCCGGGCCAGCAACCGTCGATCGGCGTCACGGGCCGGGTGCAGCGCGCCGGCGATCGTCACCGAGACCACCAGTTCCCGCGCCGCGACCACCCGGGCCACCGAGCGCAGCAGGGTGTCCGCACCGAGGAAGGCGGCTGCCGTGGTGGTCGACCCGGTGACCAGACAGCGGTAGGTGAGCCGCAGCGGCACCACCGGGCTGCCCGTGTCGATGGCCGCCTGGAACGTCGCGGGCCGGAAACCACCACCGGGGCGGCAGTCGGTGGCGTCCTTCCCGGCGCACCACGTCGTACCCTCCGGAAAGACCGCCACCGACCGACCGGCGCGCAGCGCGTCGGCGACCCGGCCCACGGTCCTCGGCAGCGCCAGCGGCCGGGCGCGGTCCACGAAGACAGTGCCCGCCGCCGCGGCCAGCAGACCGACCACCGGCCAGGAGCGGATTTCCCGCTTCGCGACCATCCGGGTGGGCGCGACCGCCAGCACCGCGAGGATGTCCAGCCAGGAGACGTGGTTGGCGACCAGCAGCGCGCGCCGCCGGGGCAGCCGACCCTTGACCACGAGGCGGACGCCGAAGGCACGCGCGGTGGCCCGCGCCCAGCCACTGAGCAGAACCTGCCGTTCCCGGGTGGGGAGCACCGGCAACAGCAGTACCACCGGGATCCCGGCCAGCAGCATGCCGAGCGCGGCGACCAGCCTGAGCACCCGGCGGGCCACCGGCACCGTGGGCACCTCGCCGGCCGCCGGCAGGCAGTCGTCGTCGCAGCCCGAGGAGGGCCGCCACAGGTCACGCGGCACGGCGGTCACCGCTGCTCTCCGCCCAGGAAGTGCCGCAGGTAGCGCGGGTTCATCCGGTCCAGGGAGAAGAGGACGTAGAAGTCCGCGCACCCGAAGTCGCTGTCGTACGACGGCTCGCCGCAGATCCACGCGCCGAGCCGGAGATAGCCCCGCAACAGCGGCGGAAACGCGACCCGTCCGGTCGGGGCGGCGGCGACCGGGCCGGCGGCAGCCGCCTCGGTGAACCAGGGCCGCAACGGCCGGACCCGCAGCGGCGGCGGCGACAGGTGGCGGGCCCGGGCCTGGGTCCACACCTCGGCGACCGTCCGCCCGCCGTCGCCCACCGGCACCGACGCGCAACCGCCGAGCCAGCGGGAGCCGCGCAGGTGCAGGTACCTGATGATGCCCGCCCACATCAGGTTGATCACCGCGCCGGAGCGGTGGTCCGGATGCACGCAGGACCGACCCGCCTCGACCAGGTCGCCCCGGAGCGGGTCGAGGGGGCTCAGGTCGAACTCGTCCTCGGCGTAGCGCCGGGTGGTGCGCCCCGGCGGCAGCAGCCGGTACGTACCGACCACCTCGCCGGTGCTGTCCTCGCGAACGATCAGGTGGTCGCAGTACGCGTCGAAGGGATCCACGTCCAGCCCGGCCTCGCCGGGAAGGAGGGTGGCGCCGAGCTCGGTGGCGAACACCTCGTGGCGCAGGCGTTGCGCGGCCGCGACCTGGGTGGGGTCGTCGGCGATCAGCAGGGTGTATCCGCTGGTCTTCAGGGGTGCGCCAGCGGCATGCAGAACGGCCATGGGATCTGTGTAAGGGCCCGGGTTGCCATTCACGGGGACCACTGGTGTCGGCAGGATGAACGCCGGCCGGCAGATGGCTCGCACAGCGGTCGTGCGAGGCTGCGGAACGGACCGGCGACGACGCCGGCACGCACCACCGGAGGTCGACGATGCGCATCGAGTCCCGCTACAACGGGCCCGCCGGTTCCGGCAACGGCGGCTGGAGCGCGGGGGTCTTCGCCGCCGAGGCGGGCGGCAGCGGGCCGGTCGAGGTGACGCTGCGCCGGCCCCCACCGCTGGAGACCGAGCTGACAGTGGTCGACGGCGAGGTCCGGGACCCGACCGGCGAGCTGGTGGCCGAGGTGCGCCCGGCCGGGGTGATCGATGTCGTCGTACCCCCTGTCGACCTGGACACGGCGGTGGCCGCCGCGGCCCGCTACCCCGGCCTGGTCGAGCATCCGTTCCCCACCTGTTACGTCTGCGGGCCGCAGCGGGCCGACGGGCTGCGGATCTTCCCCGGCGGGCTGCCGGATGGCCGGACCGCCGCGCCGTTCCGCGCGCCCGAGCAGGTCAGCGTGGCCACGGTCTGGGCGGCGCTGGACTGCCCCGGTGGTTGGGCGGTGCTCGCGCCGGGCCGCCCGTACCTGCTGGGCCGGATCGCCGCCATGGTCGCGGCGCTGCCCGGGCCGGGCGACCAGTGCGTGGTCACCGGAAAGTTGCTGCGCGTCGATGGGCGCAAGGCACTCGTGCACACCAGCCTGTACGGCCCGGACGGGTCGTTGCTCGGCGCGGCCCGGGCGACCTGGATCGCCCGCTGAACCCGTTCGTCGTCCGCAGGGATGAGTCGCCTCCACCCCGCGACGGAGGCAAACGTACCGACCGCGCCTGATTGACCTTGTTGCCACGGGCCGTCACGCTGTGCCACGGCGTACCTCTACGCCACACACGGGAGGAGAACGATGTCTGACGGGCAGCGAAGCCCCACCAGCGACGGTCAGATCGTGGTGTCCGGTCTGACGAAGCAGTACAAGAACGTCCGGGCGGTGAACAACCTGTCCTTCACCGTGGCGCCGGGGCGGGTGACCGGCTTCCTCGGCCCGAACGGCGCCGGCAAGACCACCACGCTGCGCATGCTGCTGAACCTGGTCACGCCGACCGCCGGCACCGCCACCATCAGCGGTCGGCGGTACGCCGACCTCTCCGACCCGCTGCGGCAGGTCGGAGCGGTACTGGAGGCGTCCAGCGCGCACAAGGGCCGCACCGGCATCAACCACCTCCGGGTCATCTGCGCGGCGGCCGGGCTGCCCAAGGAGCGGGCCGACGAAGCGTTGGCCCTGGTCGGGCTGACCCCGGCGGCGAAGCGAAAGTTCAAGGGTTACTCGCTGGGCATGAAGCAGCGGCTCGGCATCGCCGCCGCGATGCTCGGTGACCCCCGCGTGCTGATCCTCGACGAGCCGGCCAACGGGCTGGACCCGGAGGGCATCCGGTGGATGCGTGGGTTCCTCAAGAACCTCGCCCACGAGGGCCGTACGGTGCTCGTCTCCAGCCACCTGCTGTCGGAGATGCAGCTGCTCGCCGACGACGTGGTGATCATCGCGGCCGGGCAGCTGGTCCGGCAGGGTCCGGTCGAGCAGGTGCTCGGGTCGATGGCCCAGGGCGCCCGGGTCCGGGTCCGCACCCCGCAGGCCGAGGCGTTGACCGCCGCCCTGAAGGCGCAGTCGGCGACCATCGAGACCGACGAGCAGGGTGTGTTGCTGGTCGGCGGGGTGGACGCCCCGACGATCGGCCGGTCCGCCCTCGCGGCCGGGGTCGAGCTGCACGAACTGACCACCGAACGGCCCGATCTGGAACGGGTCTTCCTGGAGCTGACGGCCGGAAAGGCGGGCATCCGATGAACCTGGTCCGATCCGAGCTACTCAAGATCCGTACCACCAGCACCTGGTGGTGGCTGGCTCTCGGCGCGTTCCTGTCGATCGCCCTGGCGTTCGCGATCAATGCGTGGTTGGCCGTCACGGCGCTCGGCGGCGACGCCGACGAGATCGGCGTCAGCGCCGAGCAGGCGACCGCGCCGGCGCAGGCGGCGAACCTCTACACCTCGGGCCAGTACCTCGGGCTGATGTTCGTGATGCTCATCGGCATCCTGATGGTCACCAACGAGTTCTTCCACCAGACCGCGACCACGACGTTCCTGACGACTCCCCGGCGCACGTCGGTCATCGTCAGCAAGCTCGTCGCCGCCAGCCTGCTCGGCTTCATGTTCTGGTTGGCGACCACGCTGATCGACCTGGCCGCCGGCTCGATCTTCCTGTCCGCGAACGACTACGGCACCCAGCTCGGTGAGTGGCCGGTGCAGCGGGCGCTGCTGTTCAACCTGCTGGCCTACGCCATCTGGACGATCCTCGGGGTGGGCATCGGCACGCTGATCACCAACCAGCTCGGAGCGGTGATCACGGCGGCGGTGCTCTATCTGATCGGCACCCAGGTGGTGGGTCTGCTCTTCCTGCTCCTGTCGAATCTCCTCGACAGCCAGGCGGTGCTCAAGTGGCAGGTGATCTGGCCCGCTGTGGCATCCCAGGTCATGATCACGGAGGGCACCTCGGAGTTCACCCCGTCCTGGTGGGTGGGTGCCCTGGTGCTGATCGGCTACGCGCTGGTCAGCGGAGTTGTCGGGGTCCTGCTCACCCGACGGCGCGACATCGCCTGACGGCGTCCGCGACCCCGGGGCGGCGGCGACGAGCTGGCCGCTCCGGGGTCGGGCGTCACCGTCGGCACCCGGCTGGGTGTTACCAGTTCGACACGGTGCGCGCAGGCGTTGCCGAACTTCTGGCATCTTCTGTGAAACCGGCCACGGGTCCGAGGCGGAAATGCCTGCGGGATCGGTACGGCGTAGCCTTGGAGCCGTCCAGTCCGTGCTCCTCATCGGGCGCGACGACCCACCGCGTGCCACACAAACCCGCGTGAAAGAGGCGATTACCGGCCGTGTCGACCCAGCAGACTTCGCAGGAGAACCCACTGGCGGGTTTCGGCCCGAATGAGTGGATCGTCGAGGAGATGTACCAGCGCTACCTCGCCGACCCATCGAGCGTCGATTCGGCCTGGCACGACTTCTTCGCCGACTACCGGCCGGCACCGGGCGCGGCCACGCCGCGCGGCGTCGAATCGTCGGACAAGCCCGCCGCCGCCCCCGAGCCGGACGGGCAGCCGGAGGCAGCCGCCACTGTCGCCCAGCCGAGCGTCCCGGCCAAGCCAGCGGCCGCGAGCAAGCCGGCCGCCGCCCAGCCGGCACCGGCCAAGCCCGCTCCGGCCAGCCCCAAGGCCAC comes from Micromonospora vinacea and encodes:
- a CDS encoding lysophospholipid acyltransferase family protein encodes the protein MTAVPRDLWRPSSGCDDDCLPAAGEVPTVPVARRVLRLVAALGMLLAGIPVVLLLPVLPTRERQVLLSGWARATARAFGVRLVVKGRLPRRRALLVANHVSWLDILAVLAVAPTRMVAKREIRSWPVVGLLAAAAGTVFVDRARPLALPRTVGRVADALRAGRSVAVFPEGTTWCAGKDATDCRPGGGFRPATFQAAIDTGSPVVPLRLTYRCLVTGSTTTAAAFLGADTLLRSVARVVAARELVVSVTIAGALHPARDADRRLLARAAESAVHLVPTAGAGARARLRPVPTVTPAVPVPTRLADRELDLAA
- a CDS encoding GNAT family N-acetyltransferase, with the protein product MAVLHAAGAPLKTSGYTLLIADDPTQVAAAQRLRHEVFATELGATLLPGEAGLDVDPFDAYCDHLIVREDSTGEVVGTYRLLPPGRTTRRYAEDEFDLSPLDPLRGDLVEAGRSCVHPDHRSGAVINLMWAGIIRYLHLRGSRWLGGCASVPVGDGGRTVAEVWTQARARHLSPPPLRVRPLRPWFTEAAAAGPVAAAPTGRVAFPPLLRGYLRLGAWICGEPSYDSDFGCADFYVLFSLDRMNPRYLRHFLGGEQR
- a CDS encoding ABC transporter ATP-binding protein, with translation MSDGQRSPTSDGQIVVSGLTKQYKNVRAVNNLSFTVAPGRVTGFLGPNGAGKTTTLRMLLNLVTPTAGTATISGRRYADLSDPLRQVGAVLEASSAHKGRTGINHLRVICAAAGLPKERADEALALVGLTPAAKRKFKGYSLGMKQRLGIAAAMLGDPRVLILDEPANGLDPEGIRWMRGFLKNLAHEGRTVLVSSHLLSEMQLLADDVVIIAAGQLVRQGPVEQVLGSMAQGARVRVRTPQAEALTAALKAQSATIETDEQGVLLVGGVDAPTIGRSALAAGVELHELTTERPDLERVFLELTAGKAGIR
- a CDS encoding ABC transporter permease translates to MNLVRSELLKIRTTSTWWWLALGAFLSIALAFAINAWLAVTALGGDADEIGVSAEQATAPAQAANLYTSGQYLGLMFVMLIGILMVTNEFFHQTATTTFLTTPRRTSVIVSKLVAASLLGFMFWLATTLIDLAAGSIFLSANDYGTQLGEWPVQRALLFNLLAYAIWTILGVGIGTLITNQLGAVITAAVLYLIGTQVVGLLFLLLSNLLDSQAVLKWQVIWPAVASQVMITEGTSEFTPSWWVGALVLIGYALVSGVVGVLLTRRRDIA